The Syntrophotalea acetylenivorans genome contains the following window.
TCTCAAAGAGGCCGAACCGGCCGTGGAGGATGTTCGGCACTGCCTGGAAGTCGCTCTGGATAAAGCCTTGTCCACCGTGGAAGACATGCGCCTGGCAGAAGGAACGGCAACCTGCGAGGATATGCGGGAGCGTTTTGCAACGCTTGAGACACTGTTGGCCGAGGCTGCCGAGAGGGCACCGTTGATCCCTCAAGAATGGCGGTTGAAATTGCAGGAGCGACTGGCTCGGCTGGATAAAGGATTTGAATATGATCCCCAGAGGGTAGCCCAGGAAGTGGCCGTTTTTGCGGATCGCTGTGATATCAGCGAAGAACTGACCCGCTTCAAAAGTCATCTGCAACAGTTTGCATCCTTGTTTGAGAGTGATGAACCCGTTGGTCGGCAGATGGACTTTTTAGTCCAGGAACTGAATCGCGAAGCGAACACCATGGGGTCTAAATCGAACGATGTCGAGTTGACTCGCCACGTTGTGACCATAAAGTCAGAACTGGAAAAAATTCGTGAGCAGGTACAGAATATCGAATAGATTCATGGTGTGAGGCAAGTGGCGAGTGGCAAGCTCCTCAAACCGCTAGCCCATAGCCGCTAGCCGATATCTTTCAGGAAAAAACTATGCAACATAGAGGTAACCTTTTTGTAGTTTCGGCACCCTCCGGGGCCGGTAAAACGTCGCTATGCAAGGCGGTAATTGACATTTTACCCAATCTGCGGCACTCTGTTTCCCATACGACTCGTTCGCCTCGTACTGGCGAGGTTGATGGCCAGGATTATCATTTTGTTTCCAACGCTCAATTCGATGCCATGGTGGCGGACGGTGCGTTTGTCGAATGGGCATTAGTCCATGGCAATCGCTACGGAACGGCCGTGGCCAGCCTTGAACAAGTACGTGATGCCGGTTGCGATCTGCTGCTTGAGATCGATTGTCAGGGAGCTGCT
Protein-coding sequences here:
- the gmk gene encoding guanylate kinase, yielding MQHRGNLFVVSAPSGAGKTSLCKAVIDILPNLRHSVSHTTRSPRTGEVDGQDYHFVSNAQFDAMVADGAFVEWALVHGNRYGTAVASLEQVRDAGCDLLLEIDCQGAAQLKERCPDAIFIFILPPSLQELESRLKGRQTDTPEVIAQRLLNARDEMREMFWYDYLVINDEFDLASQQLQAILLASGCRTEVLKAQVQVLFEELDL
- a CDS encoding YicC/YloC family endoribonuclease gives rise to the protein MIKSMTGYGKGQATRNDISLSVEVKSVNHRYGDVTVKVPRTLMVLEGEVRKLVGARLKRGRIDVYVNLEFASDADKVPVLNRALADSYLQLLEGMERTFELTGGVSVQLLAAQKDVITLKEAEPAVEDVRHCLEVALDKALSTVEDMRLAEGTATCEDMRERFATLETLLAEAAERAPLIPQEWRLKLQERLARLDKGFEYDPQRVAQEVAVFADRCDISEELTRFKSHLQQFASLFESDEPVGRQMDFLVQELNREANTMGSKSNDVELTRHVVTIKSELEKIREQVQNIE